A window from Actimicrobium sp. CCC2.4 encodes these proteins:
- a CDS encoding ATP-binding domain-containing protein, with amino-acid sequence MPNIVPSGWRELATTGAAAREIATLSRFAEHLDTAYLIFHGVHWTNVEERYSVYGEIDFILVAPDGRVLVIEQKAGFLTETDDGLIKRYPGRSEKVHLALIRTIGTLRNRFAQTGGTLDIDYLLYCPDYRVLQPSLAGLDPARIVDADKADELIAVIRQLLPLTEPTAQRTAVSRFFNDTLRLIPDASAMVGRAGALVTRLADGLATWARHIEFTPFRLRVIGTAGSGKTQLAVAEFRAALAAGLQPLYVCYNRPLADHMRDLLGPHGRVANFHMLCDAYGRENGSAPDYSNPGTWQNMETVFDHGTVPPHWQHDVVIIDEGQDFSEGWRDAVLRLVRVPGRVLWLEDPMQNLYGRAPVALPDWVTLRVNTNYRNPREIVDLLGAITGGDAPALAASPFVSAGLVQLRYADGDNDSLLEATKEAITHCLAAGFARNDIVLLSFKGREKSALLKLDQLGQHALHSFTGGYDLLGNPMFRKGGLLAESVYRFKGQSAPAVIFTELDFKELDERTVRKLFVGMTRASLKLVLVCSDPAAKILEKFSPS; translated from the coding sequence ATGCCGAATATCGTCCCCTCCGGCTGGCGCGAGCTGGCCACCACCGGAGCTGCTGCCCGCGAGATCGCCACGCTGAGCCGCTTTGCCGAACATCTCGATACCGCCTATCTGATCTTTCACGGCGTGCACTGGACCAATGTCGAGGAGCGCTATTCGGTTTATGGCGAAATCGACTTCATCCTGGTCGCGCCGGATGGCCGCGTGCTGGTGATCGAACAGAAAGCCGGCTTCCTGACCGAAACCGATGACGGCCTGATCAAGCGCTATCCGGGCCGTTCCGAAAAAGTCCATCTCGCGCTGATCCGCACCATCGGCACCTTGCGCAACCGCTTCGCGCAGACCGGCGGCACGCTCGATATCGATTACCTGCTGTACTGCCCCGACTACCGCGTGCTGCAACCGTCACTGGCCGGACTTGATCCGGCCCGCATCGTCGATGCCGACAAGGCCGACGAGCTCATCGCCGTGATCCGGCAACTGCTGCCGCTGACCGAACCGACCGCGCAACGCACCGCCGTGAGCCGCTTCTTCAACGACACCCTGCGCCTGATCCCGGATGCCAGCGCGATGGTCGGCCGTGCCGGCGCGCTGGTCACACGACTGGCCGACGGACTGGCCACCTGGGCGCGCCACATCGAATTCACGCCGTTCCGGCTGCGCGTAATCGGCACCGCCGGCAGCGGCAAGACCCAACTCGCGGTGGCCGAATTCCGCGCGGCGCTGGCGGCCGGGCTGCAACCGCTGTATGTCTGCTACAACCGGCCGCTGGCCGACCACATGCGCGACCTGCTCGGGCCGCATGGCCGGGTCGCTAATTTCCACATGCTGTGCGATGCGTATGGCCGCGAAAACGGCTCGGCACCCGACTACAGCAATCCCGGCACCTGGCAAAACATGGAGACCGTGTTCGACCACGGCACGGTGCCACCGCACTGGCAACATGACGTGGTGATCATCGACGAAGGACAGGATTTTTCGGAAGGCTGGCGCGACGCGGTGCTGCGACTGGTGCGGGTGCCCGGCCGCGTGCTGTGGCTGGAAGACCCGATGCAAAACCTGTACGGCCGCGCGCCGGTGGCGCTGCCCGACTGGGTCACGCTGCGCGTCAATACCAATTACCGCAATCCGCGCGAGATCGTCGACCTGCTGGGGGCGATCACCGGCGGTGACGCACCGGCGTTGGCCGCCAGCCCGTTTGTCAGCGCAGGACTGGTGCAATTGCGCTATGCCGACGGCGACAACGACAGCTTGCTGGAAGCGACCAAAGAAGCCATCACGCATTGTCTGGCGGCCGGTTTTGCGCGCAACGACATCGTGCTGCTGTCGTTCAAGGGACGCGAAAAATCCGCGCTGCTCAAGCTCGATCAACTCGGCCAGCACGCGCTGCATTCGTTCACCGGCGGCTACGACCTGCTCGGCAATCCGATGTTTCGCAAGGGCGGGCTGCTGGCCGAATCGGTGTACCGGTTCAAGGGTCAGTCAGCACCGGCGGT
- a CDS encoding VOC family protein has product MFSHIMVGTNDIERSKKFYDAVLGTFGASAPFRNVASTGHTRLFYRHENSTFCISEPINGEQATPANGGTIGFACTSPEQVQQFHATALAHGGQAAEDPPGLREGAMGPMHLAYVRDPDGNKLCAIYRAA; this is encoded by the coding sequence ATGTTCAGTCACATCATGGTCGGTACCAACGACATCGAACGGTCAAAGAAGTTTTACGATGCGGTACTCGGAACGTTCGGTGCCAGTGCGCCGTTTCGCAATGTGGCCTCGACTGGCCATACCCGGCTTTTTTACCGGCACGAAAATAGTACCTTCTGCATCAGCGAGCCGATCAATGGCGAACAAGCGACCCCGGCGAACGGTGGCACGATAGGTTTTGCATGCACTTCGCCGGAGCAGGTGCAGCAATTTCACGCTACTGCGCTCGCGCATGGCGGCCAGGCTGCCGAAGATCCGCCAGGCCTGCGCGAAGGCGCGATGGGACCCATGCATCTGGCTTATGTGCGCGACCCGGACGGCAACAAGCTCTGTGCTATTTACAGGGCGGCTTAG
- a CDS encoding calcium/sodium antiporter, whose protein sequence is MLMQSLLFIAGLVALVVGADSLVRGASKLALSFGISPLVVGLTIVAFGTSAPEMAVSTGAVLSGQTAIAVGNVVGSNIFNVLFILGLSALVAPLVVHSQLIRQEVPIMIGSALLLVALGLDGTLSRWDGALLLTLVVVYTVFLIVQSRRASSAGASQFDSELKPASAHAWDAKWPAQTALILAGLVLLVLGSDWLVSASVVFAKALGVSDLVIGLTIVAAGTSMPELATSITAAFKGERDIAVGNVVGSCTFNLLGCLGLASLASGASGLPLGPSVMSFDIWVMLAALLACLPVFLSGREIARWEGGVFLAYYVAYVAYLILASQQHETLTGFSSVMLGFVVPLTIITLVVSLIRDKPSIPQA, encoded by the coding sequence ATGTTGATGCAATCCCTTCTTTTTATCGCGGGTCTCGTTGCGCTGGTCGTCGGTGCCGACTCCCTGGTACGCGGGGCATCGAAACTGGCGCTGTCGTTCGGGATATCGCCACTGGTGGTGGGCCTTACCATCGTCGCCTTCGGTACCAGCGCTCCCGAGATGGCCGTGTCGACCGGCGCGGTACTCAGCGGCCAGACCGCGATTGCCGTCGGCAACGTCGTGGGTAGCAATATCTTCAACGTGCTGTTCATTCTCGGCCTCAGCGCACTGGTGGCACCATTGGTCGTCCATAGCCAGCTGATCCGTCAGGAGGTTCCGATCATGATCGGTTCGGCCTTGCTGCTAGTGGCGCTCGGCCTGGATGGCACGCTCAGCCGGTGGGATGGTGCCCTGCTCCTGACGCTGGTGGTGGTCTATACCGTATTCCTGATAGTGCAATCGCGCCGCGCCTCATCGGCCGGGGCCAGTCAATTCGATAGCGAATTGAAGCCGGCCAGCGCGCATGCCTGGGATGCCAAATGGCCAGCCCAGACTGCCTTGATCCTGGCCGGTCTGGTGCTGCTCGTACTCGGTTCGGACTGGCTGGTCTCGGCTTCCGTGGTGTTCGCCAAGGCGCTCGGTGTCAGCGACCTCGTGATCGGTCTGACTATTGTCGCGGCAGGCACATCGATGCCCGAGTTGGCCACCTCGATCACCGCTGCGTTCAAGGGAGAGCGCGACATCGCCGTGGGCAACGTGGTCGGTAGTTGCACCTTCAACCTGCTGGGCTGCCTGGGATTGGCCAGCCTGGCGTCGGGTGCGTCCGGATTGCCGCTGGGGCCGTCGGTGATGTCATTTGATATCTGGGTCATGCTGGCGGCGCTACTGGCCTGTCTGCCGGTGTTCCTGAGTGGTCGCGAAATCGCACGCTGGGAAGGTGGCGTTTTCCTGGCGTACTACGTCGCGTATGTGGCCTACCTGATCCTGGCGTCACAGCAGCACGAAACGCTGACCGGCTTCTCGTCAGTCATGCTCGGTTTCGTGGTGCCGCTGACCATCATCACTCTTGTGGTGTCGCTCATCCGTGACAAGCCATCCATCCCGCAGGCATGA
- the cobA gene encoding uroporphyrinogen-III C-methyltransferase, with translation MTIYGKVWLVGAGPGAADLITVRGARLLAEAEVVLYDALVTEDMLALCPQAVLIAVGKRCGLRSMAQPIINQQIIDAAAKYRRVVRLKGGDPMLFGRADEELRAIESHGIECAVVPGITAALAAAASSKQPLTRRGIARSVAFFTSSTAPDMPDQTTLPACDTLVQYMGGREAVKTARNLLALGHPPDTPVIVVENCSRADEHIYRLPLSQLEDGLAKCSGPVLMMIGAAMAAREV, from the coding sequence GTGACGATCTACGGTAAGGTCTGGCTGGTCGGGGCCGGCCCGGGTGCGGCTGACCTGATCACGGTGCGCGGTGCGCGCTTGCTGGCCGAGGCCGAGGTCGTGCTGTATGACGCCCTCGTTACCGAAGACATGCTGGCGCTGTGTCCGCAAGCGGTGCTGATCGCGGTCGGCAAGCGCTGCGGCCTGCGCTCGATGGCCCAGCCGATAATCAACCAGCAAATCATCGACGCCGCCGCCAAATACCGTCGCGTGGTGCGCCTGAAAGGTGGCGACCCGATGCTGTTCGGTCGGGCCGATGAAGAATTGCGTGCCATTGAATCGCACGGCATTGAATGCGCGGTGGTGCCGGGTATCACCGCAGCGCTGGCAGCGGCGGCATCAAGCAAGCAACCGCTGACCCGACGCGGTATCGCCCGCAGCGTCGCGTTTTTCACGTCCAGCACCGCACCCGACATGCCCGATCAAACCACCCTGCCGGCCTGCGACACGCTGGTGCAGTACATGGGCGGGCGCGAAGCCGTGAAGACCGCACGCAACCTGCTGGCGCTGGGTCATCCACCCGACACCCCGGTGATCGTGGTGGAAAACTGCAGCCGCGCCGACGAGCATATCTACCGGCTGCCACTGAGCCAGCTCGAAGACGGCCTGGCCAAATGCAGCGGACCGGTGCTGATGATGATTGGTGCGGCGATGGCGGCGCGTGAGGTGTAG